The Aethina tumida isolate Nest 87 chromosome 6, icAetTumi1.1, whole genome shotgun sequence genome has a segment encoding these proteins:
- the LOC109597616 gene encoding phosphoglycerate mutase 1 produces the protein MLSKRHCRPLSYVMSRHLTSKLLKFRSGNQAGDSCRPDGFKVVMVRHGQSEWNKKNLFCGWVDSELSERGHREAGDAGKALKKEGYKFEVAYTSALKRAHQTLRGIMCELGDEETVVHKTWRLNERHYGGLTGLDKIKTVEKYGAEQVQIWRRSFDVPPPPMEPNHPHYQEIKDNPMHKDIPEKDFPMFESLKMTIDRTLVYWYDNIVCQIRKDKPVLIVAHGNSLRGLVKTLDKISDTDIMGLNLPTGIPFEYLLDKETLEPVAKMRFMGDPETVKRAIEEVAQQTKKK, from the exons ATGTTGTCGAAACGTCACTGTCGTCCGTTGTCGTATGTGATGTCGCGTCACCTAACCTCCAAGCTGCTGAAATTCAGGTCCGGCAACCAGGCCGGCGACTCGTGTCGCCCGGACGGGTTCAAGGTGGTGATGGTGCGGCACGGCCAGTCCGAATGGAACAAGAAGAATCTGTTTTGCGGCTGGGTGGACAGCGAGCTGAGCGAACGTGGTCACCGGGAGGCCGGCGACGCGGGCAAGGCCCTGAAGAAGGAGGGCTACAAGTTCGAGGTGGCGTACACGTCCGCCCTGAAGCGGGCCCATCAGACCCTCCGGGGCATCATGTGCGAGCTGGGTGACGAGGAAACAGTCGTGCACAAGACTTGGAGGCTCAACGAACGGCACTACGGTGGTCTAACTG GCTTGGACAAGATTAAAACGGTGGAGAAATACGGGGCGGAGCAGGTGCAAATATGGAGGCGAAGCTTCGACGTTCCACCACCTCCGATGGAGCCCAACCACCCGCATTACCAAGAGATCAAAGACAACCCAATGCACAAGGACATCCCCGAGAAGGACTTCCCGATGTTCGAGTCCCTGAAGATGACAATAGACAGAACCCTGGTCTACTGGTACGACAACATCGTCTGCCAAATACGCAAAGACAAACCAGTACTAATAGTGGCCCACGGCAACAGCCTGAGAGGCCTGGTCAAAACGCTGGACAAAATATCGGACACAGACATAATGGGGCTGAACCTCCCCACCGGAATACCATTCGAATACCTCCTGGACAAGGAAACGCTGGAACCGGTGGCCAAGATGCGTTTCATGGGCGACCCGGAAACGGTCAAGAGGGCCATCGAGGAGGTGGCGCAGCAgacgaagaagaaataa